In Opitutaceae bacterium TAV5, one genomic interval encodes:
- a CDS encoding beta-glucosidase, which produces MPPRPSSFRFPDHFIWGVAAAATQIEGGAGEGGKGESVWDRFSAAPGRILNGDTPAVACDHCHRFREDFALMRELGVKHYRLSLAWPRIIPDGDGAVNPAGIDFYHRIFDAMADNGITPWVTMFHWDLPQSLEDRFGGWRSRRVVDAFARYADTLVRAFGDRVRHWFTLNEIIAFTRNAYGIGRNAPGLREPEAVVNQAYHHALVCHGHGVRAVREYGAPGSSVGLVDNPRIPIPLRPESEADLAAARAVFVEDNIRVLEPLHRGAYTDAYRRVVGEENCPRVEPGDFALVTQPTDFLGLNVYAGFFVRAGRDGAPERLPFPTAFPGTDSDWHRITPQAIYWCPRLVTDVYGEQPLTIAENGGGYADEPVVAGEVCDLHRQTLLRSYLQELHRAIADGIPVRGYFLWSFMDNFEWGVGYSIRFGIVHVDYATQRRTPKLSARWYADVMRGNRVA; this is translated from the coding sequence ATGCCGCCGCGCCCGTCATCGTTTCGTTTTCCCGATCACTTCATCTGGGGCGTCGCCGCCGCCGCGACGCAGATCGAGGGCGGGGCGGGGGAGGGGGGCAAGGGCGAGTCGGTGTGGGACCGTTTCAGCGCCGCGCCGGGTCGTATCCTGAATGGCGATACGCCCGCCGTCGCTTGCGACCATTGCCATCGCTTCCGCGAGGATTTTGCGCTGATGCGCGAACTGGGTGTGAAGCACTACCGGCTTTCGCTGGCCTGGCCGCGCATCATCCCGGACGGCGACGGCGCGGTCAACCCGGCGGGGATCGATTTCTACCACCGGATTTTCGATGCGATGGCGGACAACGGCATCACGCCGTGGGTGACGATGTTTCACTGGGACCTGCCGCAATCGCTGGAAGACCGTTTCGGCGGATGGCGGTCGCGGCGCGTCGTCGATGCGTTTGCCCGCTATGCCGACACCCTTGTCCGCGCCTTCGGCGACCGCGTGCGGCACTGGTTTACGCTCAACGAAATCATCGCCTTCACGCGCAACGCCTACGGGATCGGCCGCAACGCGCCCGGCTTGCGCGAGCCCGAGGCGGTGGTCAACCAGGCCTACCATCACGCGCTCGTCTGCCACGGCCACGGCGTGCGCGCCGTCCGCGAGTACGGCGCGCCGGGCAGCAGCGTCGGGCTCGTGGACAATCCGCGCATCCCGATCCCGTTGCGGCCGGAAAGCGAAGCCGACCTCGCGGCCGCCCGCGCGGTGTTTGTCGAGGACAACATCCGCGTGCTCGAGCCGTTGCACCGCGGCGCGTACACGGACGCTTACCGGCGTGTCGTCGGCGAGGAAAACTGCCCGCGCGTGGAGCCGGGAGATTTCGCGCTCGTCACGCAGCCGACGGATTTCCTCGGGCTCAATGTTTACGCCGGTTTTTTCGTGCGCGCCGGACGCGACGGAGCGCCGGAGCGCCTGCCGTTCCCCACCGCCTTTCCCGGGACCGACAGCGACTGGCACCGGATCACGCCGCAGGCGATCTACTGGTGCCCGCGGCTGGTGACCGATGTTTACGGCGAACAGCCGCTCACCATTGCGGAGAACGGCGGCGGCTACGCCGACGAGCCGGTCGTCGCGGGCGAAGTCTGCGACCTGCACCGGCAGACGCTGCTGCGCAGCTACCTGCAGGAGCTGCACCGCGCGATCGCCGACGGCATCCCGGTGCGCGGGTATTTTCTGTGGTCGTTCATGGACAACTTCGAGTGGGGCGTCGGCTACAGCATCCGCTTCGGCATTGTGCATGTGGACTACGCGACGCAGCGGCGCACGCCGAAGCTGAGCGCCCGCTGGTATGCGGACGTGATGCGTGGCAACCGGGTGGCTTGA
- a CDS encoding NGG1p interacting factor 3 protein, NIF3, with the protein MSATALTPTLQDLVSWCDERTRRTAFRDAPGAFNGLQLANDGRVTRIGAAVDAGVEPFRAATAAGVDFLIVHHGMYWTMPQPLTGPVYERVATLFRSNCALYSSHLPLDGHEELGNNALLARQLGLEPSRPFMTQSPGGESVGRIAAFDGTRADLRARLESHYARVIAIECGSERPRAVAFCSGSGNSAIPALAAEGVDTLVTGELREEWFSYIQEHRLNVWLCGHYATEVHGVQALARELSEKFGLPWQFIATNNPL; encoded by the coding sequence ATGTCAGCCACCGCACTCACGCCCACCCTTCAGGATCTCGTTTCCTGGTGCGACGAACGCACGCGCCGCACCGCATTTCGCGACGCTCCCGGCGCGTTCAACGGCCTGCAACTCGCCAACGACGGGCGCGTCACCCGCATCGGCGCGGCCGTCGATGCCGGCGTCGAGCCGTTCCGCGCGGCCACGGCGGCCGGCGTCGATTTTCTCATCGTCCACCACGGCATGTACTGGACGATGCCGCAGCCGCTGACCGGTCCCGTTTACGAACGCGTGGCCACGCTTTTCCGCAGCAACTGCGCGCTCTACTCCAGCCACCTGCCGCTCGACGGGCACGAGGAACTCGGCAACAACGCCCTGCTCGCCCGCCAGCTCGGGCTGGAGCCGTCGCGCCCGTTCATGACGCAATCGCCCGGCGGCGAATCCGTCGGCCGGATCGCCGCCTTCGACGGCACCCGCGCGGACCTGCGCGCCCGCCTGGAATCGCACTACGCGCGCGTGATCGCGATCGAGTGCGGCAGCGAGCGGCCCCGGGCGGTGGCGTTTTGCAGCGGCAGCGGCAACAGCGCCATCCCGGCCCTCGCGGCCGAGGGGGTGGACACGCTCGTCACCGGCGAACTGCGCGAGGAATGGTTCAGCTACATCCAGGAGCACCGGCTCAACGTCTGGCTCTGCGGCCATTACGCCACGGAAGTGCATGGCGTGCAGGCGCTGGCCCGTGAACTCTCCGAAAAGTTCGGATTGCCGTGGCAATTCATCGCCACCAACAATCCTCTCTAG